Proteins from one Daphnia pulicaria isolate SC F1-1A chromosome 3, SC_F0-13Bv2, whole genome shotgun sequence genomic window:
- the LOC124329296 gene encoding eukaryotic translation initiation factor 4 gamma-like → MAFTFSFTPAVIMVLGLALMVSCQEVKLGAEEVKPDGVEEASNLVNGVEGSTRPPLTGIPQIDYIWDPNLPPALNGYNLSSYPFYYKMPGRDEMNFECENRLDGFYASVLHKCQVYHQCLFGTRYDFMCANFTAFDQKIFNCQFANEVDCDNSPLFYDRNEALYKEASTTPAPTPAPQVVVVRTRFVDESGREVAPPRSQGGRFRRPQGKRRPVYYDDYYDYDYQEYYDAPANEEEDPASAGNGTTTANKPAKPQQEEGAAPPARPVKVGGGGGRQQQQQQQQNKPGSGQGNKLNIFNNNRPPPRIRPPVPNSEGNKKQPVKTTTPTTTTALPAEEEFEYVDYVDGEVPLGEEVVATTTTTTTTPPPPPRRRFRRPKMSTTSTTTTSTPLVEEEFFDDAVFEEEVVEPVTTAAPRPRRPNAALRATGTRPARSSTTTSTTSTTTSTVVPVAEEEPIELPSRPSPSLFNRRTAVVNILKRRGGSTTTAPPQEIFNEYDELVEEDLAVDQAPAVVETTTAKATTTTTTTPAPTRRTTKARPPRPAISSRTRSTTEAPAVEEEVPVTPAPSVDAVEPAAPVSEEAPTARPAVRSRLRSRPQTTPAAEEESVSTAAPVVRRGSQRRGPQPVSEVELDAQTDAIVPEENSRQGRELAQVPETSRIMLEESTNFDEDHGESQWSLIHLFSRVFPQRA, encoded by the exons atggCGTTCACCTTCTCTTTCACGCCGGCCGTTATCATGG TTTTAGGACTGGCGTTGATGGTCTCGTGCCAAGAGGTGAAACTCGGCGCCGAAGAGGTGAAACCTGATGGAGTCGAGGAAGCTTCAAACTTGGTCAACGGAGTCGAGGGATCCACTCGGCCGCCGTTGACGGGCATCCCGCAAATTGATTACATCTGGGACCCTAATCTCCCGCCCGCACTTAATGGCTACAATCTGAGCTCCTATCCTTTCTACTATAAAATGCCCGGCCGTGATGAAATGAATTTCGAATGCGAGAACCGTCTCGACGGCTTTTACGCCAGCGTCCTTCACAAATGCCAG GTTTATCATCAATGTTTGTTTGGCACACGCTACGATTTTATGTGCGCAAATTTCACGGCTTTCgatcaaaagattttcaattgccAGTTCGCCAACGAAGTCGATTGTGATAATTCCCCCTTGTTCTACGACag GAACGAGGCTTTATACAAAGAGGCATCCACAACACCGGCACCGACGCCGGCGCCTCAGGTCGTTGTGGTACGAACCCGTTTCGTGGATGAGTCAGGGCGCGAGGTAGCACCACCTCGCTCGCAAGGTGGGCGATTCCGCCGTCCGCAAGGCAAACGCCGTCCCGTCTACTATGACGACTATTACGATTACGATTACCAAGAATACTACGACGCTCCGgccaacgaagaagaagatccggCGTCGGCAGGAAACGGAACTACCACCGCCAATAAACCGGCCAAACCCCAACAAGAG GAGGGAGCAGCTCCGCCTGCCAGACCGGTCAAAGTGGGTGGCGGTGGCggtagacaacaacaacaacagcaacaacagaatAAACCGGGTTCCGGACAAGGAAACAAGCTCAACAttttcaacaacaaccgacCTCCACCCAGAATCCGTCCTCCCGTCCCCAATAGCGAaggcaacaaaaaacaacccgTGAAAACTACAACCCCGACGACAACAACCGCTCTGCCGGCCGAGGAGGAATTCGAGTACGTCGACTATGTCGATGGCGAAGTACCATTGGGCGAGGAAGTTGTTGCCACCACAACAACCACCACAAcaaccccaccaccaccacccaggaGACGTTTCCGACGACCCAAAATGTCGACtacatcgacgacgacgacatctaCCCCACTCGTGGAGGAAGAGTTTTTCGACGACGCCGTGTTTGaggaggaagttgttgaaccGGTGACGACAGCCGCACCTCGTCCCAGAAGACCAAACGCAGCCCTAAGAGCCACTGGCACAAGACCCGCACGATCCAGCACCACCACAAGCACCACTTCAACGACGACCTCCACAGTGGTGCCTGTTGCTGAGGAAGAACCCATTGAATTGCCTTCCAGACCCAGTCCTTCCCTTTTCAATCGCAGGACGGCCGTCGTCAACATCCTGAAGAGGCGAGGAGGATCCACGACCACTGCGCCACCGCAGGAAATTTTTAACGAATACGATGAATTGGTAGAAGAGGACCTTGCTGTCGATCAAGCTCCAGCCGTTGTTGAG ACTACAACAGCGAAAGCAacgaccacaacaacaacaacaccagctCCAACCAGACGTACCACCAAAGCGAGACCTCCAAGGCCCGCAATTTCGTCTCGAACCCGATCCACCACGGAAGCCCCTGCCGTCGAAGAAGAAGTTCCAGTGACTCCAGCTCCATCCGTTGACGCGGTCGAACCTGCCGCCCCTGTGTCGGAGGAAGCTCCAACTGCCCGACCGGCTGTTCGATCACGATTGCGTTCCAGGCCGCAAACCACCCCGGCTGCGGAAGAGGAAAGTGTCTCTACGGCCGCACCAGTTGTCAGGAGAGGCTCTCAAAGACGA GGCCCTCAACCAGTTTCCGAAGTTGAACTAGACGCCCAAACGGATGCCATTGTACCGGAAGAAAACAGCCGGCAAGGAAGAGAGTTGGCTCAAGTGCCTGAAACTTCCCGAATCATGCTGGAAGAGTCAACGAATTTCGATGAAGATCATGGCGAGAGCCAGTGGTCcctaattcatttattttcgcgTGTGTTCCCACAGCGCGcgtga